A genome region from Brassica oleracea var. oleracea cultivar TO1000 chromosome C2, BOL, whole genome shotgun sequence includes the following:
- the LOC106325432 gene encoding peroxidase 71-like, which yields MSLVRSVCLFITFLSYLAISVHGQATARPGAGSGTRVGFYSTTCPTAETIVRNAVTAGFNSNPRIAPGILRMHFHDCFVLGCDGSILISGANTEQTARSNVNLRGFDIIDNAKTQLEAACPGVVSCADILALAARDSVVLTRGISWQVPTGRRDGRVSLASNANNLPGAGDSVAVQQQKFSDVRLSTRELVVLVGGHTIGQAGCGAFRNRLYNSTTGPADPTIDPTLLAQLQTQCPQNGDASVRVDLDTGSGTTFDTSYYNNLGRGRGVLQSDQVLWSDPATRPIVQQLMSPRSTFNAEFARAMVRMSNIGVLTGANGEIRRVCSAVN from the exons ATGAGTTTGGTAAGATCAGTATGCTTATTCATTACCTTCCTTAGCTATCTAGCCATCTCGGTCCATGGACAAGCCACTGCAAGGCCCGGTGCTGGTTCTGGCACGAGGGTTGGGTTTTACTCGACCACGTGTCCTACCGCCGAAACCATTGTCCGAAACGCCGTGACAGCTGGATTCAACTCTAACCCGAGAATCGCACCCGGGATACTAAGAATGCATTTCCACGACTGCTTCGTCCTAGGCTGTGATGGTTCGATCCTTATCTCGGGAGCTAACACCGAGCAAACAGCCCGTTCGAACGTCAACCTCCGTGGATTTGACATCATTGACAACGCCAAAACACAGCTCGAAGCTGCTTGCCCTGGAGTCGTCTCTTGTGCTGATATTTTAGCTTTAGCCGCTCGTGACTCTGTCGTCCTC ACAAGAGGAATAAGCTGGCAAGTACCAACAGGGCGTAGAGATGGTCGCGTTTCCTTGGCTTCGAACGCTAACAATCTCCCTGGTGCCGGTGACTCCGTCGCCGTTCAACAACAGAAGTTCTCCGATGTGAGACTGAGTACACGTGAACTCGTCGTCCTCGTCG GAGGACACACGATCGGACAAGCAGGTTGCGGTGCATTCAGGAACAGGCTATACAACAGCACTACAGGCCCAGCGGATCCAACCATTGACCCGACATTGTTGGCGCAGCTTCAGACACAATGTCCCCAAAACGGTGATGCATCAGTACGTGTTGATCTCGACACTGGAAGTGGTACCACTTTCGACACCTCATACTACAACAACCTAGGCCGTGGCCGTGGAGTCCTCCAATCCGATCAAGTCCTCTGGTCCGATCCAGCAACTAGACCCATTGTGCAACAGTTGATGAGTCCAAGAAGCACATTCAACGCTGAGTTTGCTAGGGCTATGGTCAGGATGAGTAATATTGGTGTGCTTACCGGGGCTAATGGTGAAATTCGTAGGGTTTGCTCCGCAGTTAATTAA